A genomic region of Rhodohalobacter sp. SW132 contains the following coding sequences:
- a CDS encoding T9SS type A sorting domain-containing protein, which translates to MGKALRFSLFIVIVPVLAFFPIFSAAVFSQISIYDARTFEVSFTEGETERTSGGIEISVRDLFTESAVPELRGREATRFTSSKEHQEGGFFVDAYNEISVGSYYHQTAENAIADLRFVNRTPDSFDKLSLAFDFVFLPEQLNRRLSYQLSYRINDGEWVYPSGGKFHSDFLQTEERGWSTFSMQISVDQLFLRSGDEIELRWSASGLGSEEIIVPIALQKMEIQPTVAPERDLRAGSLIITELLPLHRYDGSFLEYIEIYNSTESGINLKGLLLDAGYDEIVVQHNLVVPPYRTVVLANSNQPDRIDSFTDYRFNGTLLGSRSGRLDARFGSHEVARVMYDVSASGIAHQLDHLRNAFDGYSSMRYLVPVGRGLNEQVQGSPGDIDASRKLFTKEMNREGWYIINPPGELSESLNRKFENSLTPLKSQGRSDQQTEEGKFQLPAIYYHDSDQPEILYSEGVESGRSASVLSTRFMPELNISSVRAVTGDSLSADRIRTSQGGRAYPALLGWDNRMQKFKLIHTPDELISAWDATFVPSDGENTYQTELVKSDEEASSGLNRYLALEFSGESGSNGSVRFDEALIGFWNTPQEAEGLRMDLPKFWAPVREDDSESRTPMIYLKTPESVHQANSFLNFEYAPEEPVQVAVGIRLGHTNGRYTISWDEIESLPEQWHVQFVDTELDESINMRREHSYTFYERSDRVLMGMRDASLNFTPVEETDYNRFYIRISPSGSPADFEEETDMSDSFELRQNYPNPFNPSTTVVFYLPKTSDVKVSVYNVVGQQVGVLRDERLSAGEHSVVWNAMDMPSGVYIVQMEAGNRVDTRKITLIK; encoded by the coding sequence ATGGGCAAAGCGTTACGATTTAGCCTCTTTATAGTAATCGTCCCGGTACTGGCTTTTTTCCCGATATTTTCCGCTGCCGTTTTCAGCCAGATTTCCATCTACGATGCCCGCACGTTTGAGGTCTCCTTTACGGAAGGTGAGACAGAACGAACATCCGGAGGCATTGAGATCTCGGTGCGCGATCTCTTTACTGAGTCTGCCGTGCCCGAACTTCGTGGAAGAGAAGCGACCCGTTTTACATCTTCAAAAGAGCACCAGGAGGGAGGTTTCTTTGTGGATGCGTATAATGAAATTTCTGTAGGCAGCTACTATCATCAAACAGCAGAGAATGCAATCGCAGACTTGAGGTTTGTTAATCGCACACCTGACTCTTTCGATAAACTGTCCCTGGCATTCGATTTTGTTTTTTTACCGGAGCAATTGAACCGAAGGCTGAGTTATCAACTCTCATATAGAATCAACGACGGGGAGTGGGTATACCCAAGCGGCGGTAAATTCCACAGCGATTTTCTACAAACTGAAGAGCGCGGGTGGAGTACATTTTCCATGCAGATTTCAGTAGATCAGCTCTTTTTGAGATCGGGTGATGAAATTGAACTTCGCTGGAGCGCATCCGGTCTCGGCAGCGAAGAAATCATTGTTCCAATCGCCCTTCAGAAAATGGAAATCCAGCCGACCGTTGCCCCTGAGCGTGATCTTCGGGCCGGATCCCTTATCATAACAGAATTGCTGCCCCTGCACCGATACGATGGCAGTTTTCTGGAATATATTGAGATTTATAACAGCACCGAATCGGGAATCAATCTGAAGGGATTGCTGCTGGATGCCGGGTACGATGAAATTGTGGTTCAGCATAACCTGGTAGTTCCACCGTACCGAACGGTAGTTTTGGCCAATTCCAATCAACCGGACCGGATTGACTCGTTTACCGACTACAGGTTTAATGGAACTTTGCTTGGAAGCAGATCTGGTCGCCTGGATGCCCGCTTTGGTTCGCATGAGGTGGCACGCGTAATGTATGATGTCTCCGCATCGGGTATTGCACATCAGCTTGATCATCTGCGCAACGCATTCGACGGATACAGCAGTATGCGATATCTTGTTCCGGTCGGCCGTGGCTTGAATGAGCAGGTACAGGGCAGTCCCGGTGATATTGATGCGAGCCGAAAGCTGTTCACGAAAGAGATGAATCGCGAGGGATGGTATATTATCAATCCGCCGGGTGAATTATCCGAATCTTTGAACCGGAAATTTGAAAATAGCCTGACGCCACTTAAATCACAGGGCAGATCAGATCAACAAACCGAAGAAGGAAAATTTCAGCTCCCTGCCATATACTATCACGACTCGGATCAACCGGAAATTCTCTACTCAGAAGGTGTGGAGTCAGGCAGATCGGCTTCGGTACTATCAACTCGTTTTATGCCCGAACTGAATATCAGCTCTGTTCGTGCGGTTACGGGAGATTCACTCTCTGCTGACAGAATACGAACCTCTCAGGGAGGTCGGGCTTATCCTGCACTTCTCGGATGGGATAACCGAATGCAGAAATTTAAACTCATCCACACACCCGATGAGCTCATTTCAGCATGGGACGCCACTTTTGTACCATCGGATGGAGAGAATACTTATCAAACAGAACTGGTAAAATCCGATGAAGAGGCATCTTCCGGGTTGAACCGGTATCTGGCTCTTGAATTTTCAGGTGAATCGGGCAGCAATGGTAGTGTAAGGTTTGATGAAGCCCTGATCGGATTTTGGAATACACCGCAGGAAGCGGAAGGTTTAAGGATGGATCTTCCGAAGTTCTGGGCTCCGGTTCGAGAAGATGACAGTGAGTCGAGAACACCCATGATCTACCTGAAAACTCCTGAATCGGTACACCAGGCGAACAGTTTTTTGAATTTTGAATACGCACCCGAAGAACCGGTACAGGTAGCTGTTGGAATTCGATTAGGACATACAAACGGCCGGTATACCATCTCCTGGGATGAAATAGAGTCTTTGCCTGAACAGTGGCACGTACAATTTGTTGACACCGAACTGGATGAATCCATCAATATGAGGAGAGAACACTCCTACACGTTTTACGAACGATCCGACCGGGTGCTGATGGGGATGCGGGACGCAAGCCTGAATTTTACCCCTGTGGAAGAGACAGATTACAATCGGTTTTATATTAGAATTTCACCTTCCGGATCACCAGCGGATTTTGAAGAAGAAACGGATATGTCAGACTCGTTCGAACTTCGCCAAAACTATCCGAACCCGTTTAATCCGTCAACTACGGTTGTTTTTTATCTGCCTAAAACATCTGATGTTAAAGTGAGCGTATATAATGTGGTAGGCCAGCAAGTGGGTGTGTTAAGAGATGAACGCCTGTCTGCCGGAGAGCATTCTGTGGTCTGGAACGCAATGGATATGCCAAGTGGTGTCTATATTGTGCAGATGGAGGCCGGAAACAGGGTGGATACCCGAAAAATAACGCTGATTAAATAA
- a CDS encoding sensor histidine kinase KdpD: protein MKLEEFKSISPYPFIYHGNLNDGLKLMQNNSCTGCKRLDCIDESNYEDKNYYKCYKDLRTFKVSTNNGNSFFLNGLLFDEDSNPTLKKFKKNYFVDKTNIQVVIDLINNVEGVIESKILNTIEEHFSVFHDVKTTATTVTNCAENLINKNKGDTFEDKLQNSENELFDLYNSISLLTEHLGMIDILVNTNKVKYARKKPINVFQLFERFSRLLRNNTKKKNLTINWHDSGRVNDIQLYPAFQFLPLILIDNAIKYSSNDRSIEIGIYEHGDSVSVHVSSFGKFVDDSESEKIFEKYYRGENSQNNEGIGMGLWIAKTLCEAHDGSITYEKNGYGNYGQNVFKVHIPRLES, encoded by the coding sequence ATGAAGCTTGAAGAATTTAAAAGCATATCCCCATACCCTTTCATCTATCATGGTAATTTAAACGACGGTTTAAAGCTGATGCAGAATAACTCCTGTACCGGATGTAAAAGGCTAGACTGCATTGACGAAAGTAATTATGAAGACAAAAATTACTATAAGTGCTACAAAGATTTACGGACATTTAAAGTATCAACCAATAATGGGAACTCTTTTTTTCTAAATGGACTCCTGTTTGATGAAGACAGTAATCCAACATTAAAGAAATTTAAAAAAAATTATTTTGTTGATAAAACTAACATACAAGTTGTGATAGACTTGATAAATAATGTAGAAGGAGTTATTGAGTCAAAAATATTAAACACTATTGAAGAACACTTTTCTGTTTTCCATGATGTAAAGACTACAGCAACAACAGTAACAAATTGTGCAGAAAACTTAATCAATAAAAATAAGGGAGATACATTTGAAGATAAGTTGCAGAATTCAGAAAATGAACTATTTGATCTCTACAACTCAATATCACTTCTGACAGAGCATTTAGGAATGATTGATATTTTAGTTAATACAAATAAAGTCAAATATGCTAGAAAAAAACCAATAAATGTTTTCCAACTATTTGAGAGATTCAGCCGTCTTTTAAGAAACAACACAAAGAAAAAGAATTTAACAATAAATTGGCATGACAGTGGAAGGGTGAACGACATACAACTCTACCCGGCCTTCCAATTTTTACCTTTAATACTTATTGACAATGCAATAAAATATTCATCTAATGACAGATCGATTGAAATTGGAATTTATGAACATGGAGATAGTGTAAGTGTCCACGTTTCTTCATTTGGAAAATTTGTTGATGATTCTGAATCTGAAAAAATATTTGAAAAGTATTATAGAGGCGAAAATTCCCAAAACAATGAAGGAATTGGAATGGGTTTATGGATCGCAAAAACGTTGTGTGAAGCACATGATGGTTCAATCACCTATGAAAAAAATGGATATGGAAATTACGGACAAAATGTTTTTAAGGTTCATATTCCTAGACTTGAATCTTAA
- a CDS encoding acyl-[acyl-carrier-protein] thioesterase — MPTIKHREPFVIRSYEVDGTGKVTLPCIADYFQEAAGKNAHDLHFDISDLQEKGATWVLFRLHIKIETFPERWQHVSVNTWPSSGDGIRAFRDYELVDESGERLGVGVSQWMVLNMENRRPMRMPKEILEMGLDVDKHMLPVDKDPFGTIDRPDIEKEISVSRYDFDMNNHVNNVKYIEWMTGHLPESLTKGLICREIKIQYHREVSETGTVHMTAESKGETEILHRITDNNGDLLAEGLSRWSG, encoded by the coding sequence ATGCCGACTATCAAACATCGAGAACCCTTCGTTATCCGGTCCTATGAAGTTGACGGAACCGGAAAGGTTACCCTTCCCTGTATTGCCGATTATTTCCAGGAGGCAGCGGGGAAAAATGCCCACGATCTCCATTTTGATATATCAGACCTGCAGGAGAAAGGCGCCACCTGGGTTTTGTTCCGGCTTCATATCAAAATCGAGACATTCCCGGAGCGGTGGCAGCATGTTTCGGTCAACACCTGGCCCTCCTCCGGTGACGGAATCCGGGCTTTCAGGGATTATGAGCTGGTGGATGAATCCGGCGAGCGGCTCGGGGTTGGTGTCAGCCAGTGGATGGTGCTGAACATGGAGAACCGCCGCCCGATGCGAATGCCAAAGGAAATTTTAGAAATGGGTCTCGATGTAGACAAGCATATGCTTCCCGTTGATAAAGATCCATTTGGCACCATTGATAGGCCAGATATAGAAAAAGAAATTTCGGTGAGCCGGTACGATTTCGACATGAATAATCATGTGAATAACGTGAAATATATTGAATGGATGACCGGGCACCTTCCTGAATCTCTCACAAAAGGTCTGATTTGCAGAGAGATTAAGATACAGTATCATCGCGAAGTCTCTGAAACCGGCACAGTGCATATGACTGCAGAAAGTAAGGGGGAAACCGAAATATTACACAGGATTACAGACAACAACGGAGATCTTCTTGCGGAGGGTTTATCCAGGTGGTCGGGATAG
- a CDS encoding vitamin B12-dependent ribonucleotide reductase, with protein sequence MKFSRFHTKKSWKTPFEKTEFEARRSVIKNPDGSLIFEMENVNVPKSWSQVATDIIAQKYFRKAGVPVKLKKVEEKGVPEWLQRSEEDKTALKKLDEDDRYTHEVDSRQVFSRLAGCWTYWGWKHDYFDSEDDAKVFYDELCYMLANQMAAPNSPQWFNTGLYWAYGINGPAQGHYYVDAKTGKLKKSKDAYSHPQPHACFIQSVDDDLVNEGGIMDLWVREARLFKYGSGTGSNFSGIRGAGEELSGGGKSSGLMSFLKIGDRAAGAIKSGGTTRRAAKMVTLDLDHPDIEEYINWKVREEQKVAAIVSGSKMTEKHLKEIIQLCNTPVEVDGRKMNGAMSRDPLKNKKLGKAIKEAKRSQVPLNYIERVIQLAAQGFTDIEFDTYDTDWNSEAYLTVSGQNSNNSVRIPNSFMKAVREDKEWNLYGRIEKRNAEEEGRDPEPMKTLRARDLWEDIGYAAWSCADPGTQYHDTINEWHTCPEDGPIKASNPCSEYMFLDNTACNLASLNLMKYFKDDDCQEFDVESINHASRLWTVVLEISVLMAQFPSKEIAELSYKFRTLGLGYANLGAAMMVQGAPYDSEKGSAIAGSITAMMHMKSYATSAEMAKELGTFERYDANKEHMLKVLRNHRRAAYNVPKEEYEDLTITPVGIDETVCPAYLLEAARANSDEAVELGKKHGYRNAQVTVIAPTGTIGLVMDCDTTGIEPDFALVKFKKLAGGGYFKIINQSVPLALKNLGYEPKEIDEIINFAKGYGTLNGAPHINPESLKEIGFTDEKIEAINAALPSSFDIKFAFNQWTLGEDFCKEVLEITDEQLNDMNFDMLRHLGFTKLQIQDANDYVCGTMTVEGAPFLKDEHLAVFDCANKCGRTGTRYISASGHINMMAAAQPFISGAISKTINLPNEATIEDIKDAYMESWDKMLKANALYRDGSKLSQPLNSMSDVLEELEDEDEDTEEAQNTVVKAAEKIIHKYVARRQRLPYRRAGYTQKVKIGGQSVYLRTGEYDNGQIGEIFVDMHREGAAFRSLMNCFAISISLGLQHGVPLEEFVDAFVFTKFEPSGMVNGSPHVKMSTSVIDYIFRELAVTYLGREDLAHVPPEDIMKRKLRPSEEDDDRPVTGTGSQAAAPEKQPEPESVTPVSSGTSKFGMLQQEEKADSDYDRAKQLGYTGDSCPECGSMTMIRNGTCQKCITCGSTTGCS encoded by the coding sequence ATGAAATTTAGCCGATTCCACACAAAAAAAAGCTGGAAAACTCCCTTCGAGAAGACCGAATTTGAAGCCAGAAGATCCGTAATCAAAAATCCTGACGGATCGCTCATCTTTGAGATGGAGAACGTAAATGTTCCCAAGAGCTGGTCGCAGGTTGCTACCGATATCATCGCTCAGAAATATTTCCGTAAAGCGGGTGTGCCGGTCAAGCTGAAAAAGGTGGAGGAGAAAGGTGTGCCGGAATGGCTGCAGCGGTCGGAAGAGGATAAAACCGCGCTGAAGAAACTGGATGAGGACGATCGCTATACGCATGAAGTTGACAGCCGCCAGGTGTTTTCGCGGCTGGCCGGGTGCTGGACCTATTGGGGCTGGAAGCACGACTATTTTGATTCCGAGGATGATGCAAAGGTTTTCTATGATGAGCTCTGCTACATGCTCGCTAATCAGATGGCGGCGCCCAACAGTCCGCAGTGGTTCAACACCGGTCTTTACTGGGCGTACGGGATCAACGGTCCGGCCCAGGGGCACTATTATGTGGACGCCAAGACCGGCAAACTGAAGAAATCAAAAGATGCCTATTCACATCCGCAGCCACATGCGTGCTTCATCCAGAGCGTGGATGACGACCTGGTGAACGAAGGCGGCATCATGGACCTGTGGGTTCGGGAAGCGCGTCTGTTCAAATACGGGTCGGGTACAGGCTCCAACTTTTCCGGTATTCGCGGGGCGGGAGAGGAGCTGAGCGGCGGCGGAAAATCGTCCGGCCTGATGAGCTTTCTGAAAATCGGCGATCGTGCGGCAGGTGCCATCAAATCGGGCGGAACCACGCGACGCGCTGCCAAAATGGTGACGCTCGATCTGGATCACCCCGACATTGAAGAGTATATCAACTGGAAAGTCCGCGAGGAGCAGAAGGTTGCCGCGATCGTTTCCGGATCAAAAATGACCGAGAAGCACCTCAAAGAAATTATTCAGCTGTGCAACACGCCGGTTGAAGTGGACGGGCGGAAGATGAACGGCGCGATGAGCCGCGATCCGCTCAAAAACAAGAAACTTGGCAAGGCGATTAAAGAAGCGAAACGCAGTCAGGTGCCGCTGAACTATATTGAACGCGTGATTCAGCTCGCTGCGCAGGGCTTTACCGACATCGAATTTGACACCTACGATACCGACTGGAACTCGGAAGCCTACCTGACGGTGAGCGGACAGAACTCCAACAACTCTGTTCGCATCCCGAACAGCTTTATGAAAGCGGTGAGAGAGGACAAAGAGTGGAACCTCTACGGGCGGATTGAGAAACGAAATGCAGAAGAGGAGGGACGCGATCCCGAACCGATGAAAACGCTGCGGGCACGCGACCTCTGGGAAGATATCGGGTACGCCGCATGGAGCTGTGCCGATCCCGGAACGCAGTATCACGACACTATCAACGAGTGGCACACCTGCCCCGAAGACGGGCCGATTAAGGCGAGCAATCCCTGTTCAGAATATATGTTTCTGGACAACACCGCCTGCAACCTTGCGTCGCTCAACCTGATGAAGTATTTCAAAGATGATGACTGCCAGGAGTTTGATGTGGAGTCGATCAACCACGCCTCCCGTCTGTGGACGGTTGTGCTGGAGATCTCCGTGCTGATGGCGCAGTTTCCATCCAAAGAGATTGCCGAGCTCTCCTATAAATTCAGAACGCTGGGTCTCGGCTATGCCAACCTCGGTGCCGCAATGATGGTGCAGGGCGCTCCATACGACAGCGAGAAAGGAAGCGCCATTGCGGGATCTATCACCGCGATGATGCACATGAAATCGTACGCCACCAGTGCCGAGATGGCGAAAGAGCTGGGCACATTCGAGCGATACGACGCCAACAAAGAACATATGCTGAAAGTGCTCCGAAATCACAGGCGCGCTGCGTACAACGTGCCGAAAGAAGAATATGAAGATCTGACGATCACGCCGGTCGGCATTGATGAAACGGTATGCCCGGCCTACCTGCTGGAGGCTGCCCGTGCAAATTCTGATGAAGCGGTTGAGCTCGGCAAAAAGCACGGCTACCGTAATGCGCAGGTAACCGTGATTGCACCGACCGGAACGATTGGACTGGTAATGGATTGCGACACCACAGGAATCGAGCCCGACTTTGCCCTGGTGAAGTTCAAGAAACTGGCCGGCGGCGGATACTTTAAGATTATCAACCAGAGCGTGCCGCTTGCGCTGAAAAACCTCGGGTATGAGCCGAAGGAGATCGACGAAATTATCAACTTCGCCAAAGGGTACGGAACGCTCAACGGCGCACCGCACATCAACCCGGAGAGCCTGAAAGAGATCGGCTTTACCGATGAGAAGATCGAGGCGATCAACGCGGCGCTTCCGAGTAGTTTTGATATCAAGTTCGCTTTTAACCAGTGGACGCTCGGCGAAGATTTCTGCAAAGAGGTGCTGGAGATTACCGATGAGCAGCTCAACGACATGAATTTTGATATGCTGCGCCATCTCGGGTTTACAAAACTGCAGATCCAGGATGCAAACGACTATGTGTGCGGCACGATGACCGTGGAGGGCGCTCCTTTCCTGAAGGATGAGCATCTGGCCGTGTTCGACTGCGCCAACAAGTGCGGCCGGACCGGAACGCGCTACATCTCCGCATCGGGACACATCAACATGATGGCCGCCGCCCAGCCGTTTATCTCAGGCGCCATCTCCAAGACGATCAACCTGCCGAACGAGGCGACGATCGAGGATATCAAAGACGCCTACATGGAGTCGTGGGATAAGATGCTGAAGGCGAACGCGCTCTATCGCGACGGATCGAAGCTGAGTCAGCCGCTGAACTCCATGAGCGACGTTCTGGAGGAGCTGGAAGATGAGGATGAAGATACCGAAGAGGCTCAAAACACGGTGGTGAAAGCGGCCGAGAAGATTATTCACAAATATGTGGCGCGACGCCAGCGGCTTCCATACCGTCGGGCGGGCTACACCCAAAAAGTGAAGATCGGCGGACAGAGCGTCTACCTGCGCACCGGCGAATATGACAACGGCCAGATCGGCGAGATTTTTGTGGATATGCATCGCGAAGGTGCCGCGTTCCGGAGCCTGATGAACTGCTTTGCGATCTCCATCTCACTGGGACTGCAGCACGGCGTTCCGCTCGAAGAGTTTGTGGACGCGTTTGTGTTCACCAAGTTTGAGCCGAGCGGCATGGTAAACGGCAGCCCTCACGTGAAGATGAGCACCTCGGTAATTGACTACATTTTCCGTGAACTTGCGGTAACCTACCTGGGCCGCGAAGACCTGGCGCACGTACCGCCGGAAGACATTATGAAACGAAAACTACGTCCATCCGAAGAGGATGACGACAGGCCGGTAACCGGAACCGGAAGCCAGGCGGCCGCGCCTGAAAAGCAGCCCGAACCTGAATCTGTAACACCGGTATCGTCAGGTACAAGTAAATTTGGCATGCTTCAGCAGGAAGAGAAAGCGGACAGCGATTACGACCGCGCCAAGCAGCTCGGCTACACCGGCGACTCCTGCCCCGAATGCGGCAGCATGACCATGATCCGCAACGGCACGTGTCAGAAGTGTATTACGTGTGGTTCGACGACCGGATGTTCTTAG
- a CDS encoding response regulator transcription factor — translation MEEIPNNFYLNKFLITVAAGLTLSVINFIGTKVYGHFKGKRISFFWREKDSYLLSLVNEKALSNLKNRIRILLIDDEESLNIDQFNREGYSLEHWEQVKSMKPLHQGEFDILILDIRDIATDISEEDGFGVLKSIKENNPLQIVIAFSAYSYDLSKKKFWDLADDAVDKPVGFIEMKKVLDNIIFNRFNPENEINIIHDKLYELNISTNDIISLEKSIHNKIKNNKVLRLQNELSFINDHLVRNQIINMYLRFLNLYTSYEA, via the coding sequence ATGGAAGAAATACCTAATAATTTTTATTTGAACAAATTTTTAATAACTGTTGCAGCTGGTTTAACATTATCTGTTATAAATTTTATTGGAACTAAGGTATATGGCCATTTCAAAGGAAAAAGAATTAGCTTTTTTTGGAGAGAGAAAGATAGTTATCTACTATCTCTTGTTAATGAAAAGGCTCTTTCAAATTTGAAGAATAGAATACGAATTCTACTCATTGATGATGAGGAATCTTTAAATATTGACCAGTTTAACAGGGAAGGATATTCTTTAGAACACTGGGAGCAGGTAAAATCAATGAAGCCATTACATCAAGGTGAATTTGATATTTTGATTTTAGACATAAGAGATATTGCTACAGACATAAGTGAAGAGGATGGTTTCGGTGTTTTAAAATCGATAAAAGAGAATAATCCCTTGCAAATCGTCATAGCCTTTTCTGCATATTCTTATGATCTATCTAAGAAAAAATTCTGGGACTTAGCCGATGATGCAGTTGACAAACCAGTTGGATTTATAGAAATGAAAAAAGTTTTGGATAATATCATTTTCAATAGATTTAATCCGGAAAACGAAATAAACATAATTCACGATAAACTTTATGAATTAAATATCTCAACTAATGATATTATATCACTAGAAAAATCAATTCATAATAAAATAAAAAACAATAAAGTCCTTAGGCTTCAAAATGAGTTATCATTCATTAACGACCACTTAGTTAGAAATCAGATTATAAATATGTACCTAAGGTTTTTAAATCTATATACGTCTTATGAAGCTTGA
- a CDS encoding aldo/keto reductase, protein MQFKTIQDVDVAEIGLGTYKLYGKECKRAVMNALDIGYRLIDTAQMYKNETEIGDAIRTSHVDREDIFLTTKVWHTNLEHDDLLQTVEDSLEQLKTTYVDLLLIHWPNKQYSLEKTMEAMMVLRDQGKALNIGVSNFPLGMVKKVTEEFRIPIFCNQVEYHPFLAQFDLLDYSYDQDFLVTAYSPLAQGKVFENELLKSIGENHNKTAGQISLRWLIEQENVVAIPKATSETHLQENIDIFDFELSDEEFNSIDELDKTTRLVNPSFAPDWEQ, encoded by the coding sequence ATGCAGTTTAAGACAATTCAAGACGTAGACGTAGCCGAAATAGGGCTTGGGACTTATAAATTATACGGTAAAGAGTGCAAGAGGGCTGTGATGAATGCGCTCGATATAGGTTACAGGCTTATAGATACCGCTCAGATGTATAAAAATGAAACGGAGATCGGCGACGCCATTCGTACATCTCACGTTGACAGAGAAGACATTTTTCTCACTACGAAAGTGTGGCACACCAACCTTGAGCACGATGATCTGCTTCAAACCGTGGAGGATAGTCTCGAGCAGCTAAAAACAACATACGTAGATCTGCTTCTGATACACTGGCCAAACAAACAGTATTCGCTTGAAAAAACCATGGAAGCTATGATGGTTTTACGCGACCAGGGTAAAGCATTGAATATCGGGGTAAGCAATTTTCCGCTCGGAATGGTGAAAAAAGTAACCGAAGAGTTCCGTATCCCGATATTTTGCAACCAGGTGGAGTATCATCCATTTCTTGCACAATTCGATCTGCTTGATTATTCGTACGATCAGGATTTTCTGGTGACTGCTTACAGCCCGCTTGCACAGGGAAAGGTTTTTGAAAACGAACTGCTCAAGTCTATTGGGGAAAATCATAATAAGACAGCCGGTCAGATTTCACTCCGATGGCTGATTGAACAGGAAAACGTTGTGGCGATACCAAAAGCTACCAGCGAAACTCACCTGCAAGAGAACATCGATATTTTTGATTTTGAATTATCAGATGAAGAGTTCAATTCTATTGATGAATTAGATAAAACGACCCGACTGGTAAATCCATCCTTTGCACCAGACTGGGAACAATAA
- a CDS encoding lipopolysaccharide assembly protein LapB: MTFVSAGEEPVIIHNEAPVAAADIHSGSFEEKLETAIEHFYQTRWEQAGEQFDELKKQHPKDPRPYFFESMMPFWEYFFVQQRGELADLFLERSENAVDLSKQRLEEQPNDTTMVLLLSGLHGYRSLVAAGEKKYRVAIQSGITGFNYTRQLLSIDSERPDAQIGRGMYYYMVGTVPREVRWLTNAAGLRGDTEMGFQELKKAAESDNIIRYDAQMILMYLHEKEEEYDKALQYAQKLTDRFEENVIFHYKRGELLEKTGERSKAIESYNAVITRDNPYLGEITELSRKRVEDLQTLGMKN; encoded by the coding sequence ATGACCTTTGTATCTGCCGGTGAGGAGCCTGTAATCATCCACAATGAAGCACCTGTTGCTGCAGCTGATATTCATTCTGGTTCGTTTGAAGAGAAACTTGAAACCGCCATCGAACACTTTTATCAAACCCGGTGGGAACAGGCAGGGGAGCAGTTTGATGAGCTGAAAAAGCAGCATCCAAAGGATCCCCGTCCCTACTTTTTTGAATCGATGATGCCGTTTTGGGAATACTTTTTTGTGCAACAGCGTGGTGAACTTGCGGATCTCTTTCTGGAGCGATCTGAAAACGCTGTAGATCTGAGCAAACAACGGCTTGAGGAGCAGCCCAACGACACAACGATGGTACTGCTGCTCAGCGGCTTGCACGGATACAGAAGTCTTGTAGCGGCGGGTGAAAAAAAATATCGGGTGGCAATACAGAGCGGAATCACAGGGTTTAACTATACCCGCCAGCTTCTCTCCATCGACTCTGAACGGCCCGATGCACAAATTGGCCGGGGGATGTACTACTATATGGTAGGAACTGTTCCCCGCGAGGTTCGCTGGCTAACCAATGCCGCAGGGTTACGGGGAGATACCGAAATGGGATTTCAAGAACTGAAAAAAGCAGCTGAAAGCGACAACATTATTCGGTATGACGCACAAATGATTCTGATGTACCTGCACGAAAAGGAAGAGGAATACGATAAAGCACTTCAGTACGCCCAAAAATTGACCGACAGATTTGAAGAGAATGTGATTTTTCACTATAAACGTGGCGAATTACTCGAAAAAACAGGTGAAAGATCAAAGGCGATTGAGAGTTATAATGCCGTTATAACCCGGGATAACCCGTATTTAGGTGAAATAACCGAATTGAGCCGAAAACGAGTTGAAGACTTGCAGACATTGGGTATGAAGAATTGA